A DNA window from Eriocheir sinensis breed Jianghai 21 chromosome 22, ASM2467909v1, whole genome shotgun sequence contains the following coding sequences:
- the LOC127001965 gene encoding uncharacterized protein LOC127001965 isoform X18, with protein MSVNVINEITCTPSMSVYVINEITYTPCMSVNVIIEITCTPSMLVYVINEIAYTPCMLVNMINEITYTPCMSINVINEITYTLCISVNVINEINCTSCMSVYVINEITYTPCMSVYVINEITYTPCMSVNVINEITYIPCMSVYVINEITYTPCMSVNVINEVPYTPCMSVNVINEVPYTPCMSVNVINEVPYTPCMSVNVINEVPYTPCMSVNVINEVPYTPCMSVNVINEVPYTPCMSVNVINEVPYTPCMSVNVINEVPYTPCMLVNVINEVPYTPCMSVNVINEVPYTPCMSVNVINEVTFFCLHLSL; from the exons atgtcggtaaatgtgataaatgagataacctgcaccccttctatgtcggtatatgtgataaatgagataacctacaccccttgtatgtcggtaaatgtgataattgagataacttgcaccccttctatgttggtatatgtgataaatgagatagcctacaccccttgtatgttggtaaatatgataaatgagataacctacaccccttgtatgtcgataaatgtgataaatgagataacctacaccctttgcatctcggtaaatgtgataaatgagataaactgcacctcttgtatgtcagtatatgtgataaatgagataacctacaccccttgtatgtcggtatatgtgataaatgagataacctacaccccttgtatgtcggtaaatgtgataaatgagataacctacatcccttgtatgtcggtatatgtgataaatgagataacctacaccccttgtatgtcagtaaatgtgataaatgaggtaccctacaccccttgtatgtcggtaaatgtgataaatgaggtaccctacaccccttgtatgtcggtaaatgtgataaatgag gtaccctacaccccttgtatgtcagtaaatgtgataaatgaggtaccctacaccccttgtatgtcagtaaatgtgataaatgaggtaccctacaccccttgtatgtcagtaaatgtgataaatgag gtaccctacaccccttgtatgtcagtaaatgtgataaatgaggtaccctacaccccttgtatgtcagtaaatgtgataaatgag gtaccctacaccccttgtatgttggtaaatgtgataaatgaggtaccctacaccccttgtatgtcggtaaatgtgataaatgag gtaccctacaccccttgtatgtcggtaaatgtgataaatgaggtaacttttttttgtttacatctcagcctatag
- the LOC127001965 gene encoding uncharacterized protein LOC127001965 isoform X11: MSVNVINEITCTPSMSVYVINEITYTPCMSVNVIIEITCTPSMLVYVINEIAYTPCMLVNMINEITYTPCMSINVINEITYTLCISVNVINEINCTSCMSVYVINEITYTPCMSVYVINEITYTPCMSVNVINEITYIPCMSVYVINEITYTPCMSVNVINEVPYTPCMSVNVINEVPYTPCMSVNVINEVPYTPCMSVNVINEVPYTPCMSVNVINEVPYTPCMSVNVINEVPYTPCMSVNVINEVPYTPCMLVNVINEVPYTPCMLVNVINEVPYTPCMLVNVINEVPYTPCMSVNVINEVPYTPCMSVNVINEVTFFCLHLSL, translated from the exons atgtcggtaaatgtgataaatgagataacctgcaccccttctatgtcggtatatgtgataaatgagataacctacaccccttgtatgtcggtaaatgtgataattgagataacttgcaccccttctatgttggtatatgtgataaatgagatagcctacaccccttgtatgttggtaaatatgataaatgagataacctacaccccttgtatgtcgataaatgtgataaatgagataacctacaccctttgcatctcggtaaatgtgataaatgagataaactgcacctcttgtatgtcagtatatgtgataaatgagataacctacaccccttgtatgtcggtatatgtgataaatgagataacctacaccccttgtatgtcggtaaatgtgataaatgagataacctacatcccttgtatgtcggtatatgtgataaatgagataacctacaccccttgtatgtcagtaaatgtgataaatgaggtaccctacaccccttgtatgtcggtaaatgtgataaatgaggtaccctacaccccttgtatgtcggtaaatgtgataaatgag gtaccctacaccccttgtatgtcagtaaatgtgataaatgaggtaccctacaccccttgtatgtcagtaaatgtgataaatgaggtaccctacaccccttgtatgtcagtaaatgtgataaatgaggtaccctacaccccttgtatgtcggtaaatgtgataaatgag gtaccctacaccccttgtatgttggtaaatgtgataaatgaggtaccctacaccccttgtatgttggtaaatgtgataaatgaggtaccctacaccccttgtatgttggtaaatgtgataaatgaggtaccctacaccccttgtatgtcggtaaatgtgataaatgag gtaccctacaccccttgtatgtcggtaaatgtgataaatgaggtaacttttttttgtttacatctcagcctatag